One genomic region from Thalassomonas viridans encodes:
- a CDS encoding alanine racemase, whose product MKQASLNAVCHPQIQSLLRSNKAKLQEWINGLGSPLHLVFPEMFQQNIVSFKQVLERHQVDYQLLFAKKANKARCFAAVCAQENIGIDVASVAEFELALAAGVSGADIGVSGPHKSEPLLRLAMAHNALIAIDSVNELSDLACLAAGAGQAQPVRILLRIRPQSQKKSRFGLAGSELEQALAFCLEWRRHIQLLGFSCHLSGYCTRQRGQAGHQLIDYIEQARQLGLGCDRINIGGGFAVSYLDSPDWRQSLDYEAFHADKAFGGFYPYHNPVAGADALHQVLLEENEQQLSLGRRLRELSLTVLLEPGRALLDQAGISLFSVQGCKPVSGTSDCHIATVSGMSFSLSEQWFNTEYLPSPLLISEQKDEEDALYKVAVAGNSCLDDDMLSWRFIAFEQYPKKQDVIAYINTAGYQMDSNESAFHSTEPPRKVAVMLTGDVITWQLDNQ is encoded by the coding sequence ATGAAGCAAGCATCGCTAAATGCCGTTTGCCATCCGCAAATCCAGTCCTTGCTGCGGTCAAACAAGGCCAAGTTGCAGGAATGGATTAACGGTTTAGGCTCGCCGCTGCATCTGGTTTTCCCCGAGATGTTCCAGCAAAATATTGTCAGCTTTAAGCAGGTGCTGGAGCGGCATCAGGTGGATTATCAGCTGTTGTTCGCGAAAAAAGCCAACAAGGCCAGGTGTTTTGCCGCGGTGTGCGCGCAAGAGAACATAGGCATAGACGTTGCCAGCGTGGCCGAGTTTGAACTGGCGCTGGCGGCCGGGGTGAGCGGAGCCGATATCGGGGTTTCCGGGCCGCATAAAAGCGAACCTTTGCTGCGCCTGGCCATGGCCCATAATGCTCTGATTGCCATAGACTCGGTTAACGAGTTAAGCGATCTTGCCTGCCTGGCCGCCGGCGCCGGGCAAGCACAGCCGGTGAGGATTTTGCTGAGAATACGTCCGCAAAGCCAGAAAAAAAGCCGCTTCGGTCTGGCCGGCTCCGAGCTGGAGCAGGCGCTGGCTTTTTGCCTGGAGTGGCGCCGCCATATCCAGCTGCTGGGGTTTAGTTGCCATTTATCCGGCTACTGCACCCGGCAGCGGGGCCAGGCCGGTCACCAGCTTATCGATTATATCGAACAGGCGCGCCAGCTGGGTTTAGGCTGTGACCGCATCAATATCGGCGGCGGCTTTGCCGTGTCCTATCTCGACAGCCCCGACTGGCGGCAATCCCTGGACTATGAAGCCTTTCACGCCGATAAAGCCTTCGGCGGCTTCTACCCTTACCACAACCCGGTTGCCGGCGCCGATGCCCTGCATCAGGTTTTGCTTGAGGAAAATGAGCAGCAGCTGAGCCTTGGCCGGCGTTTGCGGGAGCTGTCGTTAACTGTGCTGCTGGAGCCGGGGCGGGCTTTGCTCGACCAGGCCGGTATCAGTTTGTTTTCTGTGCAGGGCTGCAAACCTGTGTCGGGCACGTCTGACTGCCATATAGCAACGGTTAGCGGCATGAGTTTTTCCCTGTCGGAGCAGTGGTTTAATACGGAATACCTGCCTTCTCCCCTTTTGATCAGCGAGCAAAAGGATGAAGAGGACGCCCTGTACAAGGTGGCGGTGGCCGGTAATTCCTGTCTCGATGACGACATGCTCAGCTGGCGTTTTATCGCTTTTGAGCAATACCCGAAAAAACAGGACGTTATCGCCTATATTAATACCGCCGGTTACCAGATGGACTCCAACGAATCGGCTTTTCACTCAACCGAACCTCCCCGTAAAGTTGCGGTGATGCTGACAGGGGATGTCATCACATGGCAATTAGATAATCAATAA
- a CDS encoding cysteine synthase family protein, whose protein sequence is MTTDARAFCGQNSGKQALTKLSQTIGNTPLVELIATSNGSRLLLKLEQFNPTGSAKIRMAKAMLDEAENQDLLKPGGWVVESTSGNTGVGLAMLCAERGYRFTALVDNHAAKEKISNMKAFGAEVICVSEQGSEQLATEVRDKMAQTMAAEQGAYWTAQHRNFANSRGYTDLAGELVAELGCDIDQLVAAVGTGGSICGTTRALRDLGCHQLKVVGVEPEGSVIFGGPGMPYHQSGTGTPEGAEIGPVIEYGLIDTGIKVSDLAAFNTARYLAKNHALMVGGSAGGVIYRALQQLQSAPANSTLVALVCDGGEKYLDTVFNDDWMHKHRLVDTGIEHELAALFQQLTAK, encoded by the coding sequence ATGACTACAGATGCACGGGCTTTTTGCGGCCAAAATTCAGGCAAACAGGCCTTAACAAAACTTTCACAAACCATAGGCAATACCCCCCTGGTGGAATTGATCGCAACAAGCAACGGCAGCCGCCTGCTGTTAAAACTGGAGCAGTTCAACCCCACCGGCAGCGCCAAAATCCGTATGGCAAAGGCCATGCTGGATGAGGCCGAAAACCAGGACCTGCTCAAACCCGGCGGCTGGGTGGTGGAATCAACCTCGGGCAATACCGGGGTCGGGCTGGCGATGTTGTGCGCCGAGCGCGGCTACCGCTTTACCGCCCTGGTGGATAACCATGCCGCCAAAGAAAAAATCAGCAATATGAAAGCCTTCGGCGCCGAGGTGATTTGCGTCAGCGAACAGGGCAGCGAGCAGCTGGCCACCGAAGTGCGCGATAAAATGGCGCAAACCATGGCGGCGGAACAGGGAGCCTACTGGACCGCCCAGCACAGAAACTTTGCCAACAGCCGCGGTTATACGGATCTGGCGGGGGAACTGGTGGCGGAACTCGGCTGTGATATCGATCAGCTGGTTGCCGCCGTCGGCACCGGTGGTTCCATCTGCGGTACCACCCGGGCCTTGCGGGATCTGGGTTGCCATCAGCTTAAGGTGGTCGGGGTGGAGCCCGAAGGTTCGGTGATTTTTGGCGGCCCGGGCATGCCTTACCACCAGTCCGGCACGGGTACCCCGGAAGGGGCGGAAATCGGCCCGGTGATCGAATACGGTCTGATCGATACCGGCATCAAGGTATCGGATCTCGCGGCATTCAATACCGCCCGCTACCTGGCGAAAAACCATGCCCTTATGGTGGGCGGCTCCGCCGGGGGCGTGATTTACCGGGCGCTGCAGCAACTGCAAAGCGCCCCTGCCAACAGCACTCTGGTGGCTTTGGTGTGCGACGGCGGCGAAAAATACCTGGATACGGTATTTAACGATGACTGGATGCACAAACACCGGCTGGTGGATACCGGTATCGAGCATGAGTTAGCCGCACTTTTTCAGCAATTAACCGCAAAATAA